TGCAGCGGTAAGGCGCAAGAAAATTTGGACAAAGTAATCCAACTCGCCCGTGAAGCCGCAAAAAAAGGTGCGCAGATTATTTCTACGCAGGAGCTGTTTACCAATCTTTATTTTTGTCAGGAAAATAATGAGAAGTATTTTGTACTCGCTGAAGAAATCCCGGGCAAGACGACAGAGGTTCTAGGCAAACTCGCCAAAGAACTGGGAGTGGTCCTCGTCGCTTCGCTTTTTGAAAAAGGACCCCTCACCCTACCCTCTCCCCCAAGGGGCGAGGGGAAAAATATAGAATCTACAAAAGATCAAGTCCCCTCTCCCCTTGGGGGAGAGGGTCAGGGTGAGGGGTTGAATTACTACAACACCGCCTGCGTCTTAGACGCCGATGGAACCTTCTTAGGCAAATACCGCAAGGTCCACATCCCCAATGACCTCGAAAATTATTACAGCGAACTTTATTATTTTAAACCTGGCGATCTAGGTTATCCGATCTTCAAAACCAGATTTGGAAACATTGGGGTTCAAGTCTGCTGGGATCAATGGTACCCCGAAGGGGCACGCAGCCTTGCTTTGCAAGGAGCAGAGATTATTTTTTATCCTACGGCAATCGGATGGCCCTCCGATAGCTTTTCTCCTAATTCCCATCGCCCCGAAAACAATCGCGTTGAATTGGGGCTCACCGAGTATGACGCCTGGTTTACCATCCAACGCGCTCATGCTATTGCAAACACCGTCTTTATTGCCGCTTGCAATCGTACCGGATTAGAAAATCATCTCAGTTTTTGGGGAGGATCTTTTATCGCTGATCCTTTAGGGCGAGTACTGGCCAAGGCCAGCCACGATCACGAAGAAATTCTGATGGCTACGTGTGATTTGTCGGAGATTGAAAGAGTGCGCAAAGACTGGCCTTTCCTCACTTGCCGCAGGCCAGAGGAGTATAGGACCTGAGCTTGACCTCTTGCCATACGTATGGCACTCCCTTGTCATGAATAAAACTACTATTTACTTGAGTTCCGCAGATTTTATCACTGTTACTAATCCCTTTGATTATGAATAACCCAAATTACCACATGCCCCCCGAATGGGCCCCGCACCTTGCCACCTGGCTCACCTGGCCCAAAGATCCCCTCACCTGGCCAGACCGCGTGCCACAAGCCCAAGAGATTTTTTGTCAGATGATAGAGGCCTTAACTCCTCATGAGATTGTGAATTTATTAGTGGATGACATCGAGACCAAAAATCTCGTTCAACAAAAATTAAAAAAATATCAGGCGAATCCAAAAAATTTAAATTTTCATTTTATTAAGACCTCCGATTCGTGGATTCGGGATTATGGGCCGATATTTGTTCACACCACCCCCAACCCCCTCCTTGTAAAGGAGGGGGTAAGAAAAGGAGAGGGTCAAATCTACGCCCTCGACTTCCTCTTCAACGCCTGGGGCAATAAATATGAAACTTTAAAACGGGATGATGACATTCCTCAACGTTTGGAAAAGTTTTTACAAATCCCTGTAATCCAGCCTCCACTGGTATTGGAAGGCGGATCGATTGATGTGAATGGAAAGGGCAGCTTACTCACTACCGAACAATGCCTCTTGAACAAAAATCGAAACCCCCATCTGACCAAAAAAGAAATCGAAGCCTATCTCTGCAAATATTTGGGAGCTCACCACATCCTTTGGTTAGAGGAAGGAATCGCAGGAGACGATACGGACGGGCATGTGGATGACATCACTCGCTTCGTTGCCGCAGACACGATTGTCACCGTCGTGGAAGAAGATCCGGCCGATGAAAATTACAAAGCCCTTCAAGAAAACTTGAAACATCTTCAGAAAATGAAAGACCAGGACGGCAAAGCCTTTAAGATTATCACTTTGCCTATGCCTGGAAGATTAGACCGAGGGGATGAAGGAAGGCTTCCGGCCTCCTATGCCAATTTTTATATCGCGAATAAGGTGCTTTTAGTTCCAATCTATCAGCACAAAAATGACACCACTGTTTTAGAACGCTTGCAAAAAATTTTCCCATCGAGAAAAATTGTCGGAATTATTTGCAACGATTTCATTTGGGGCATGGGCGCCCTT
The Deltaproteobacteria bacterium DNA segment above includes these coding regions:
- a CDS encoding carbon-nitrogen hydrolase translates to MSTNITLALLQMSCSGKAQENLDKVIQLAREAAKKGAQIISTQELFTNLYFCQENNEKYFVLAEEIPGKTTEVLGKLAKELGVVLVASLFEKGPLTLPSPPRGEGKNIESTKDQVPSPLGGEGQGEGLNYYNTACVLDADGTFLGKYRKVHIPNDLENYYSELYYFKPGDLGYPIFKTRFGNIGVQVCWDQWYPEGARSLALQGAEIIFYPTAIGWPSDSFSPNSHRPENNRVELGLTEYDAWFTIQRAHAIANTVFIAACNRTGLENHLSFWGGSFIADPLGRVLAKASHDHEEILMATCDLSEIERVRKDWPFLTCRRPEEYRT
- a CDS encoding agmatine deiminase family protein encodes the protein MPPEWAPHLATWLTWPKDPLTWPDRVPQAQEIFCQMIEALTPHEIVNLLVDDIETKNLVQQKLKKYQANPKNLNFHFIKTSDSWIRDYGPIFVHTTPNPLLVKEGVRKGEGQIYALDFLFNAWGNKYETLKRDDDIPQRLEKFLQIPVIQPPLVLEGGSIDVNGKGSLLTTEQCLLNKNRNPHLTKKEIEAYLCKYLGAHHILWLEEGIAGDDTDGHVDDITRFVAADTIVTVVEEDPADENYKALQENLKHLQKMKDQDGKAFKIITLPMPGRLDRGDEGRLPASYANFYIANKVLLVPIYQHKNDTTVLERLQKIFPSRKIVGIICNDFIWGMGALHCVTQQQPFC